A single Prevotella sp. E15-22 DNA region contains:
- the hemG gene encoding protoporphyrinogen oxidase, which translates to MEQNRDIVVIGAGLTGLATAFNLKRKGRDVLVLEKKDRIGGQIRTYTEDGFTFESGPNTGVVSFPEVAEMFRNLEGRCQMEVARESSKRRLIWKDDRFHALPSGLIQAISTPLFTLKDKFRILGEPWRKKGDDPNESVGALACRRLGRSFFEYAVDPFVSGVYAGDPMKLTTRFALPKLYNLEANYGSFVRGALAKRKEPKSERDKLATKKVFSAVGGLQKMAEALAQGLDIVTGVPDIMVMPNGNKTWRVSYHGGAEVIFCRHVITTVGAYALPELLPFVPKGLILPVSSLYYAPVIQVCVGIRDTKGLSYPAFGGLVPSKEEKPLLGILFPSECFVQRAPDGGALYSYFMGGARHADYLQMSDAEIREVVIEAFHSMLKYPKEREPDMIRIFRHKRAIPQYGMDSGARLEAISYIEQQFPGLILAGNMRDGIGMGNRIYQAAMIAERV; encoded by the coding sequence ATGGAACAAAATCGCGATATTGTTGTTATTGGTGCTGGACTGACGGGACTCGCCACAGCATTTAACCTGAAGAGAAAGGGACGTGATGTCCTGGTGCTGGAGAAGAAGGACCGCATTGGCGGACAAATCCGTACCTATACAGAGGACGGTTTTACTTTTGAGAGTGGACCTAATACGGGCGTCGTTTCTTTCCCCGAGGTGGCCGAGATGTTTCGCAACCTGGAGGGTAGGTGCCAGATGGAGGTGGCGCGTGAATCGTCAAAGCGCCGACTGATATGGAAAGACGATCGTTTTCATGCCTTGCCATCGGGATTAATACAAGCGATCTCCACGCCTTTGTTCACGCTGAAGGATAAGTTTCGTATTCTTGGTGAGCCATGGCGGAAGAAAGGGGATGATCCTAATGAGTCGGTTGGCGCACTGGCTTGTCGCCGACTGGGCAGATCGTTTTTTGAGTATGCCGTAGACCCGTTTGTATCGGGGGTGTATGCTGGTGATCCTATGAAACTAACAACGCGATTCGCATTGCCGAAGCTTTATAATCTGGAGGCCAACTATGGCAGTTTCGTGCGTGGGGCCTTGGCCAAACGAAAAGAGCCGAAAAGTGAGCGCGACAAATTGGCAACGAAAAAGGTATTCTCTGCCGTTGGCGGACTACAAAAGATGGCCGAGGCATTGGCACAGGGGCTTGATATCGTGACTGGCGTTCCTGATATCATGGTGATGCCTAACGGTAATAAGACGTGGCGTGTGAGTTATCATGGCGGTGCAGAGGTGATCTTCTGCCGTCATGTGATTACTACCGTCGGCGCTTACGCATTGCCCGAACTGTTGCCCTTCGTACCAAAGGGATTGATACTGCCTGTCAGTAGTCTTTACTATGCGCCTGTTATCCAAGTGTGTGTGGGCATTCGTGATACCAAGGGACTGAGCTATCCGGCCTTCGGCGGATTGGTGCCTAGTAAGGAAGAAAAGCCTTTGCTGGGTATCCTGTTCCCGTCGGAGTGCTTCGTGCAAAGGGCTCCTGATGGTGGAGCACTCTATTCTTATTTCATGGGAGGCGCCCGTCATGCCGACTATCTGCAGATGAGCGATGCCGAGATTCGCGAGGTGGTGATAGAGGCTTTCCATTCTATGCTGAAGTACCCCAAGGAACGCGAGCCCGATATGATACGCATCTTCCGCCATAAGCGAGCCATTCCGCAGTATGGCATGGACAGTGGTGCACGTTTAGAGGCTATATCGTATATCGAGCAGCAGTTCCCTGGGTTAATCCTTGCTGGTAACATGCGCGATGGTATCGGCATGGGTAACAGAATATATCAGGCAGCAATGATTGCTGAAAGGGTATAA
- a CDS encoding TonB-dependent receptor has translation MKSQFLYLLMLPVCAFADGTVELADTSVARHMNVDEVTVVGFKQDAPAKEALSVTSLSAANIRQAEMTSIKDLGYVVPNFFIPEYGTRQNSPVFVRGVGAKTNGPTVGFYVDGVPHMERSAFDDDLFDVSSLEVLRGPQGTLYGRNCIGGIINAYTRSPFDYQGTRVKVGYGSYNDIVVNASHYNKLNEKLAFAVNGSYHHNDGFFRNAYDDSKVDKFNEGFLRGRVFWKPAEHWTLIADLSYRNSDQGGYPYATYNPETRKTGDINYNRYSSYLRQLTTAGFNARYEGQKFSFNSQTAYQYIDDNQGIDQDFMPNDLNWVNQRVRQNIFSEELTLKSKTSGCYQWMVGAFFFSDSYKKSTYIHYIPKNYCMPNLYDSPTRGLSVYHQSSLRIIGGLNVKLGLRFDYEHAKENYEAYKTASAFDRTLGTPIDSYESRLNFTQLTPKFALEYLFNDDEMVYASVARGYKTGGFNSAFTSDDERTFDPEYNWNYEVGFKGSMLDHTLQADLTLFYVDWRHQQIAQTVVGVGNITRNAGHSDSKGVELGLTARPVQPLTLRLSYGYTYARFLDYEKSATVSYTGNMLPFVPRETLSFRGAYTIHPCCSAINRIVLSAGVNGMGKIYWNEDNAVYQPFYTLLDAKVSVTSGRLTWEAWGKNLTNTDYLTYYFKTNTGYGQQGRPLTFGTSLIYEF, from the coding sequence ATGAAATCTCAATTTTTGTATTTATTGATGTTGCCCGTATGCGCATTCGCAGACGGTACTGTAGAGTTGGCCGATACTTCCGTGGCTCGCCATATGAATGTTGATGAGGTTACGGTTGTAGGTTTTAAACAGGATGCACCAGCCAAAGAGGCTTTGTCTGTTACTTCTCTTTCGGCAGCTAATATCCGTCAGGCAGAGATGACCAGTATTAAGGATCTGGGTTATGTAGTGCCCAACTTCTTTATCCCTGAGTATGGCACGCGTCAGAACTCCCCCGTTTTCGTACGTGGTGTGGGGGCCAAGACAAATGGTCCTACGGTGGGCTTCTATGTAGATGGTGTACCTCACATGGAGCGCTCAGCATTTGATGATGATCTGTTTGATGTAAGTTCACTGGAAGTGCTTCGTGGTCCGCAAGGTACACTCTATGGTCGTAATTGCATCGGTGGTATTATCAATGCCTATACCCGTTCACCATTCGACTATCAGGGCACACGTGTGAAAGTAGGTTATGGCAGTTATAATGATATAGTTGTGAATGCCAGTCATTATAATAAGTTGAATGAAAAGCTGGCTTTTGCTGTTAACGGCAGTTATCATCATAACGATGGATTCTTCCGTAATGCGTATGATGACAGTAAGGTGGATAAGTTCAACGAGGGTTTTCTGCGTGGACGTGTATTCTGGAAACCTGCTGAACATTGGACGTTGATTGCCGACTTGAGTTACAGGAATAGTGATCAGGGTGGTTATCCCTATGCTACATACAATCCGGAGACGAGAAAAACGGGCGATATCAATTATAACCGTTATAGCTCTTATCTGCGTCAGTTGACCACGGCTGGATTCAATGCACGTTATGAAGGCCAGAAGTTTAGCTTTAACAGTCAGACGGCCTATCAGTATATCGACGACAATCAGGGTATTGACCAGGACTTCATGCCGAACGACCTGAACTGGGTTAATCAGCGTGTTCGTCAGAACATCTTTAGTGAGGAACTGACGTTGAAGTCGAAGACCAGTGGTTGTTACCAATGGATGGTGGGCGCTTTCTTCTTTAGTGATAGCTATAAGAAGTCTACTTATATTCATTACATTCCTAAGAACTACTGTATGCCTAATCTATATGATAGTCCTACAAGGGGATTGTCTGTTTATCATCAGTCGTCACTACGCATCATTGGCGGACTGAACGTCAAACTCGGTTTGCGCTTCGACTATGAGCACGCCAAGGAGAATTACGAAGCCTACAAGACTGCTTCGGCATTCGACAGGACCTTGGGTACTCCCATTGATTCTTACGAGAGCAGACTGAACTTCACGCAGTTGACCCCCAAGTTTGCACTTGAATATCTGTTCAATGACGATGAGATGGTTTATGCCTCGGTGGCAAGAGGCTATAAGACGGGTGGCTTTAACTCTGCTTTTACATCGGACGACGAGCGCACTTTTGATCCAGAATATAACTGGAACTATGAGGTGGGCTTCAAAGGCTCAATGCTTGACCATACCCTGCAGGCCGACCTGACTTTGTTCTATGTGGACTGGCGCCATCAGCAGATTGCACAGACCGTGGTGGGCGTAGGTAATATCACCCGTAATGCTGGTCATTCGGACAGTAAGGGTGTTGAACTGGGACTCACAGCCCGTCCTGTTCAGCCACTCACACTGCGCCTGAGTTATGGCTATACTTATGCTCGCTTCCTGGACTATGAGAAAAGTGCTACCGTGAGCTACACAGGAAATATGTTGCCGTTTGTGCCTCGTGAGACGCTCTCGTTCAGAGGTGCCTACACCATTCATCCTTGTTGCTCGGCTATCAACCGCATTGTGCTGAGTGCAGGTGTGAATGGTATGGGGAAGATTTATTGGAATGAGGACAATGCCGTATACCAACCTTTCTATACACTGCTGGATGCTAAGGTTAGTGTGACATCTGGCAGACTGACCTGGGAAGCATGGGGTAAGAACCTGACCAATACCGATTATCTGACCTACTATTTCAAAACGAACACGGGCTATGGACAGCAGGGGCGTCCTCTTACGTTCGGCACTTCATTGATTTATGAATTCTAA